The following are from one region of the Phyllostomus discolor isolate MPI-MPIP mPhyDis1 chromosome 9, mPhyDis1.pri.v3, whole genome shotgun sequence genome:
- the LOC114506179 gene encoding cystatin-13-like, protein MARFCPSLLLFVATMVLVSRGVYAWGSSKVVRKFEDIPETYVYVQQALWFAMKEYNKASKDKYTFKVVQVLKSQEQVTDSLDYLLEVKIARTMCKKFSGENENCLLPQDPKMQKMFLCTFIVASKPWKFELTMLKKQCKDI, encoded by the exons ATGGCCAGATTCTGCCCAAGCCTACTGCTCTTTGTGGCCACTATGGTCCTCGTGTCCAGAGGTGTCTACGCCTGGGGCTCATCAAAGGTGGTAAGGAAATTTGAAGATATCCCGGAAACCTACGTCTATGTGCAGCAGGCACTGTGGTTCGCCATGAAAGAATATAACAAGGCCAGCAAAGACAAGTATACCTTCAAGGTGGTGCAGGTTCTGAAGTCCCAGGAGCAG GTCACAGATAGTTTGGACTACTTGCTTGAAGTCAAAATTGCTCGAACAATGTGCAAGaaattttcaggagaaaatgaaaactgtctaTTACCACAAGATCCCAAAATGCAAAAG aTGTTTCTTTGCACTTTTATTGTTGCATCCAAGCCCTGGAAATTTGAACTCACTATGCTGAAGAAACAATGCAAAGATATCTAA